From Arvicanthis niloticus isolate mArvNil1 chromosome 22, mArvNil1.pat.X, whole genome shotgun sequence, the proteins below share one genomic window:
- the Nap1l1 gene encoding nucleosome assembly protein 1-like 1 isoform X2, with the protein MADIDNKEQSELDQDLEDVEEVEEEETGEETKIKARQLTVQMMQNPQILAALQERLDGLVDTPTGYIESLPKVVKRRVNALKNLQVKCAQIEAKFYEEVHDLERKYAVLYQPLFDKRFEIINAIYEPTEEECEWKPDEEDEVSELKEKAKIEDEKKDEEKEDPKGIPEFWLTVFKNVDLLSDMVQEHDEPILKHLKDIKVKFSDAGQPMSFILEFHFEPNEYFTNEVLTKTYRMRSEPDDSDPFSFDGPEIMGCTGCQIDWKKGKNVTLKTIKKKQKHKGRGTVRTVTKTVSNDSFFNFFAPPEVPENGDLDDDAEAILAADFEIGHFLRERIIPRSVLYFTGEAIEDDDDDYDEEGEEADEEGEEEGDEENDPDYDPKKDQNPAECKQQ; encoded by the exons ATGGCAGACATTGACAA CAAAGAACAGTCTGAACTTGATCAAGATTTGGAAGATGttgaagaagtagaagaagaagaaacgggtgaagaaacaaaaatcaaag cacgTCAGCTAACTGTTCAGATGATGCAGAATCCTCAGATTCTTGCAGCTCTTCAGGAAAGACTTGATGGTCTGGTAGACACACCAACAGGATACATTGAAAG CTTGCCTAAGGTAGTCAAAAGACGAGTGAATGCTCTCAAGAATCTTCAAGTTAAATGTGCACAGATAGAAGCCAAATTCTATGAGGAAGTTCATGATCTCGAGAGGAAGTATGCTGTTCTCTATCAGCCTTTATTTGATAAG cgATTTGAGATCATTAATGCAATTTATGAACCTACAGAAGAAGAATGTGAATGGAAACCAGATGAGGAAGATGAAGTTTCG GAGCTGAAAGAAAAGGCCAAGATTGAAGATGAGAAgaaggatgaagaaaaagaagacccTAAAGGAATTCCAGAATTTTGGTTGACAGTTTTTAAGAATGTTGATTTGCTCAGTGATATGGTTCAG GAACATGATGAACCAATTCTGAAGCATTTGAAAGATATTAAAGTGAAGTTTTCGGATGCTGGCCAGCCTATG agtttTATCTTAGAATTTCACTTTGAACCCAATGAATATTTCACAAATGAAGTGTTAACAAAGACTTACAGGATGAGGTCAGAACCAGATGATTCTGATCCTTTTTCTTTTGATGGACCAGAAATTATGGGTTGTACAGG GTGCCAGATAGattggaaaaaaggaaagaatgttaCTTTGAAAACCattaagaagaaacagaaacacaaggGACGTGGGACAGTTCGTACTGTGACTAAAACAGTTTCCAAtgattctttctttaatttttttgctcCACCTGAAG TTCCTGAGAATGGAGATTTG GATGATGATGCTGAGGCGATACTGGCTGCAGACTTTGAAATTGGTCACTTTTTACGTGAGCGTATAATCCCAAGATCAGTGTTATACTTCACTGGAGAAGCTATTGAGGACGATGACGATGAT
- the Nap1l1 gene encoding nucleosome assembly protein 1-like 1 isoform X1, with translation MADIDNKEQSELDQDLEDVEEVEEEETGEETKIKARQLTVQMMQNPQILAALQERLDGLVDTPTGYIESLPKVVKRRVNALKNLQVKCAQIEAKFYEEVHDLERKYAVLYQPLFDKRFEIINAIYEPTEEECEWKPDEEDEVSEELKEKAKIEDEKKDEEKEDPKGIPEFWLTVFKNVDLLSDMVQEHDEPILKHLKDIKVKFSDAGQPMSFILEFHFEPNEYFTNEVLTKTYRMRSEPDDSDPFSFDGPEIMGCTGCQIDWKKGKNVTLKTIKKKQKHKGRGTVRTVTKTVSNDSFFNFFAPPEVPENGDLDDDAEAILAADFEIGHFLRERIIPRSVLYFTGEAIEDDDDDYDEEGEEADEEGEEEGDEENDPDYDPKKDQNPAECKQQ, from the exons ATGGCAGACATTGACAA CAAAGAACAGTCTGAACTTGATCAAGATTTGGAAGATGttgaagaagtagaagaagaagaaacgggtgaagaaacaaaaatcaaag cacgTCAGCTAACTGTTCAGATGATGCAGAATCCTCAGATTCTTGCAGCTCTTCAGGAAAGACTTGATGGTCTGGTAGACACACCAACAGGATACATTGAAAG CTTGCCTAAGGTAGTCAAAAGACGAGTGAATGCTCTCAAGAATCTTCAAGTTAAATGTGCACAGATAGAAGCCAAATTCTATGAGGAAGTTCATGATCTCGAGAGGAAGTATGCTGTTCTCTATCAGCCTTTATTTGATAAG cgATTTGAGATCATTAATGCAATTTATGAACCTACAGAAGAAGAATGTGAATGGAAACCAGATGAGGAAGATGAAGTTTCG GAGGAGCTGAAAGAAAAGGCCAAGATTGAAGATGAGAAgaaggatgaagaaaaagaagacccTAAAGGAATTCCAGAATTTTGGTTGACAGTTTTTAAGAATGTTGATTTGCTCAGTGATATGGTTCAG GAACATGATGAACCAATTCTGAAGCATTTGAAAGATATTAAAGTGAAGTTTTCGGATGCTGGCCAGCCTATG agtttTATCTTAGAATTTCACTTTGAACCCAATGAATATTTCACAAATGAAGTGTTAACAAAGACTTACAGGATGAGGTCAGAACCAGATGATTCTGATCCTTTTTCTTTTGATGGACCAGAAATTATGGGTTGTACAGG GTGCCAGATAGattggaaaaaaggaaagaatgttaCTTTGAAAACCattaagaagaaacagaaacacaaggGACGTGGGACAGTTCGTACTGTGACTAAAACAGTTTCCAAtgattctttctttaatttttttgctcCACCTGAAG TTCCTGAGAATGGAGATTTG GATGATGATGCTGAGGCGATACTGGCTGCAGACTTTGAAATTGGTCACTTTTTACGTGAGCGTATAATCCCAAGATCAGTGTTATACTTCACTGGAGAAGCTATTGAGGACGATGACGATGAT
- the Nap1l1 gene encoding nucleosome assembly protein 1-like 1 isoform X3, with protein MADIDNKEQSELDQDLEDVEEVEEEETGEETKIKARQLTVQMMQNPQILAALQERLDGLVDTPTGYIESLPKVVKRRVNALKNLQVKCAQIEAKFYEEVHDLERKYAVLYQPLFDKRFEIINAIYEPTEEECEWKPDEEDEVSELKEKAKIEDEKKDEEKEDPKGIPEFWLTVFKNVDLLSDMVQEHDEPILKHLKDIKVKFSDAGQPMSFILEFHFEPNEYFTNEVLTKTYRMRSEPDDSDPFSFDGPEIMGCTGCQIDWKKGKNVTLKTIKKKQKHKGRGTVRTVTKTVSNDSFFNFFAPPEVPENGDLDDDAEAILAADFEIGHFLRERIIPRSVLYFTGEAIEDDDDDYDEEGEEADEGYQLFEEVKSCSKLFQRWLQ; from the exons ATGGCAGACATTGACAA CAAAGAACAGTCTGAACTTGATCAAGATTTGGAAGATGttgaagaagtagaagaagaagaaacgggtgaagaaacaaaaatcaaag cacgTCAGCTAACTGTTCAGATGATGCAGAATCCTCAGATTCTTGCAGCTCTTCAGGAAAGACTTGATGGTCTGGTAGACACACCAACAGGATACATTGAAAG CTTGCCTAAGGTAGTCAAAAGACGAGTGAATGCTCTCAAGAATCTTCAAGTTAAATGTGCACAGATAGAAGCCAAATTCTATGAGGAAGTTCATGATCTCGAGAGGAAGTATGCTGTTCTCTATCAGCCTTTATTTGATAAG cgATTTGAGATCATTAATGCAATTTATGAACCTACAGAAGAAGAATGTGAATGGAAACCAGATGAGGAAGATGAAGTTTCG GAGCTGAAAGAAAAGGCCAAGATTGAAGATGAGAAgaaggatgaagaaaaagaagacccTAAAGGAATTCCAGAATTTTGGTTGACAGTTTTTAAGAATGTTGATTTGCTCAGTGATATGGTTCAG GAACATGATGAACCAATTCTGAAGCATTTGAAAGATATTAAAGTGAAGTTTTCGGATGCTGGCCAGCCTATG agtttTATCTTAGAATTTCACTTTGAACCCAATGAATATTTCACAAATGAAGTGTTAACAAAGACTTACAGGATGAGGTCAGAACCAGATGATTCTGATCCTTTTTCTTTTGATGGACCAGAAATTATGGGTTGTACAGG GTGCCAGATAGattggaaaaaaggaaagaatgttaCTTTGAAAACCattaagaagaaacagaaacacaaggGACGTGGGACAGTTCGTACTGTGACTAAAACAGTTTCCAAtgattctttctttaatttttttgctcCACCTGAAG TTCCTGAGAATGGAGATTTG GATGATGATGCTGAGGCGATACTGGCTGCAGACTTTGAAATTGGTCACTTTTTACGTGAGCGTATAATCCCAAGATCAGTGTTATACTTCACTGGAGAAGCTATTGAGGACGATGACGATGAT